The segment GTCGTCAGCTTGCCGGCGGTCGTCGAGGTCAAGATGACCTGGACCCCCGGTATGCCGTTGCCCGAGGCCTCAACGACCGTCCCGAAGATGTTTCCCGTTTGGGTTTGGGAATACACCAGGGCGGTCGACCTTGCGCAGGCGTTCTGGGGAAATATTCATGAACATATGAATAGAATAGTTATTTTCAATTGTCAATAGTGAAAATAATTTTTCTTTTTTTACTTCCGGCGTTGACAGCCAATGAAAATTATTATAATTTAAACCCAAATGGTCATCGAAAGGGTATGGCGATATGAAATCGCAAGCGAGATTTTAAGGAAAGTAAATGAATAGAAATTTAAAGGAAGAAATTAAAAGAGGCGCCCCCACCTACTCGCGAATGCAGAAACACCTGGCCAACTTCCTGGTCGACAACTGGGCCGAGATCCCCCTGCTTTCCATCGAAAGGATCGCCGAGAAAGCGGGGGTGAGCATGGCGTCGATCACCCGCTTCACCCGCAAGTTGTCATGCCAGGGTTTTCATGATTTCAAAAACCAGGTGAAACGCGAGCTCATGCAGAACATCGCCAACCCGCTGGACCGTTTTTTTTCGATTCCCAGCGACTTTCACGGCAAGAAATCGCTGATCAAGGCGGCCCGCCAGGATGTCAAGAACATCAACCGTTTGCTGGCCTCCATCAGCGAGAAAACGTTCCTGCGCCTGGTGGACATGATCGAGAAGGCGAACATGATTTTCACGTTCGGCATCGGCATCTCCTCGATTTTTTCGAGCTTGATCGCCTATACCTTCAACCAGATCGAAAAGAAGACCCACAGCCTGGATGAGGGCAGCACCCCGGTCGAGGAGAAGATCTGCCATATCGAAAAGGATGACCTGATCCTATTTTCATCCTTTTTCCCCTACTCGCGCTCGACGGCCTTTTCACCACTTCCATTTCGGCTTTGTCGGTGCTGCTGAACGCCATCGCCACCGAGATCGCGCTGAAAAAAAAGGAATTTCTCAGCCAGACGCTGAAGGATATGGACCGGAAATTGCGCTCGTTTTACATGTGAGCGGCCGGACCGGTTTCAACCCGGCCCTTGCCTGAGGGGATGATTTTATTTTTGTTGGCTGCTCAGTCCGGCCACGATTTTTACGATATCGGGCTGGTCGGCCACCAGCGCCAGTGAAGCGCTGAACGCTTTCAATGCCTCGTTTGGGTAGTTTTTCTTGAGGCAGGTTAAACCGATCAGATTCAGCACCCGGATATCGCTGTTGTAAATCCCGTTGGCCGCCCGCAATTCGTCCAGGGCTTCGTCGTATCTCTCCAAGCCGAAGAGAGCGGCGCCGCGCAGAGCGTAAAAATCGAATGCCGCCTTGGTGTCGCCGCGCAGCGCTTCGCTCGCCGCCAGGGTGGCGGCAAAATTTTTCAAGCGGTTCTCGATGCGCATATACTTCAGTCGCGCCTCGACGAAACCGGGTTCGCGTGCCAGGGCGGCCGTGAACAGCGCCTCCGCCTCTTCCAGTTTGCCAAGGTTTTCATACTGCATGGCGCGGA is part of the Candidatus Aminicenantes bacterium genome and harbors:
- a CDS encoding MurR/RpiR family transcriptional regulator, which translates into the protein MNRNLKEEIKRGAPTYSRMQKHLANFLVDNWAEIPLLSIERIAEKAGVSMASITRFTRKLSCQGFHDFKNQVKRELMQNIANPLDRFFSIPSDFHGKKSLIKAARQDVKNINRLLASISEKTFLRLVDMIEKANMIFTFGIGISSIFSSLIAYTFNQIEKKTHSLDEGSTPVEEKICHIEKDDLILFSSFFPYSRSTAFSPLPFRLCRCC